TTTTCTTATCAATTGCAATGTTAGTGACAACCTCATGCATCTTCAGGAATAATCAACCACCTGTAATCGAGAAAGAATCCTCCGGACCTTCTGGCGACACACTTGATGTCTGCATTACATTTGAGTGGCTCGGTTATGACGACGATGGCTACGTCTCTCTGTATCAGTATAGGACAGACGGCGGACAATGGATTGATTACAGTACAAAGACCAGTTATACCTGGTGCGGTTATCAAGAAGGAGATCACACCTTTGAGGTGAGGGCGAAAGACGACAAAGGACTCACTTCTGAACCGATACTCTGGGCTTTCACTTTTCTCTTATTTGAACCCTATTTGGGAGACTTCGTCTTTGTGAGTGGGGGTTCTTTCACCATGGGAGATACCTGGGGAGACGGGTTTAACATGGAGAAACCAACCCATCAGGTTGAACTCACGTACGATTTCTTTGTGGGGAAGTATCCAGTTACTTTCAACGAGTACAACGAGTTCTGCGTAGATAAGGGGGCCGTAATTCCCTCCGATGAAGGCTGGGGAATGGGTAGCAGGCCTGTAATCAATGTTCCATGGTGGATGGCAATAGAATACTGCAACTGGTTGAGTGAAAAGGATGGTCTGCCTCCTGCCTACGTAAGTCGCTGCGAAGTCAATGAAGGTCAGTTGCTCGATTCTGAGGGAAAGCTAACGACGGACATTACAGAAGTACTGGGATACAGATTGTTGACAGAAGCCGAGTGGGAATATGTCGCACGGGGAGGCAAACATAACTCCGAATACAAATGGTCTGGAAGCGATGACCCTTCACTAGTAGCCTGGTACGATTACAACTCTAACGAGAAGACCCGACCGGTTGGCCAGCTCGAACCAAATGCTCTCGATATCTACGACATGAGTGGAAACGTGCTTGAGTGGTGCACCGACTTCTACTCAGAATATACGGTTTCTCAAAAAACAAACCCGTACGTTTCCAGCGGAACTCACCGGATCTGTCGAGGCGGATGTTGGGCCTTTCCTGAGAAAAACACCCGAGTTTCTTATCGTCACCCTGCAATTCCCATACATTTCGGAAGCATAGCCGGGTTCAGAATCGTTAGAATTGCTCAGTAGCGATACTTCTGAACTCGCATTGGAGGATGATAGAGTAAAGAGAAACAATGTGATGAGTACAATATGCTCTCAATCGATCATTGAAATAAAAGGGGGGGGTAGGAAGAAATGAAGAGACTTTTGATACTACTGCTGATAGTTTTGTTTGCGGTGATGCTTGCAGGGTGTAAGAAGCCTAGGGAAAACCAGCCGCCAGTTCTCCAGAAGATCGGTGAGTCTGAAGGAGTAATAGATTGTTCAGCGAACGTTCTCGAGTGGATCGCATCGGATCCAGACGGAACGATTGCGAAGTACTACGTCAACGTCGATGAAGCAGGTTGGAATGACTATGGACTTGAAACAGAATACGTCTGGAATGATTACGGAACCGGGGTTCATTCATTTGAAGTGAAGGCCGAAGACAGCGAAGGCACATTCTCGAATATCATCTCCTGGAATTTCGTTGCCATTGAAGAGATGATATTGGTTGAAAGTGGAAAGTTCACGATGGGAGACTCTTGGGGAGACGGATACGAGAATGAATTACCTCTGCACGAAGTAACTATAGATTACGACTACTTCATCGGGAAGTATGAGGTCACC
The sequence above is a segment of the Mesotoga sp. BH458_6_3_2_1 genome. Coding sequences within it:
- a CDS encoding formylglycine-generating enzyme family protein, producing MNFRLFFLVLFLSIAMLVTTSCIFRNNQPPVIEKESSGPSGDTLDVCITFEWLGYDDDGYVSLYQYRTDGGQWIDYSTKTSYTWCGYQEGDHTFEVRAKDDKGLTSEPILWAFTFLLFEPYLGDFVFVSGGSFTMGDTWGDGFNMEKPTHQVELTYDFFVGKYPVTFNEYNEFCVDKGAVIPSDEGWGMGSRPVINVPWWMAIEYCNWLSEKDGLPPAYVSRCEVNEGQLLDSEGKLTTDITEVLGYRLLTEAEWEYVARGGKHNSEYKWSGSDDPSLVAWYDYNSNEKTRPVGQLEPNALDIYDMSGNVLEWCTDFYSEYTVSQKTNPYVSSGTHRICRGGCWAFPEKNTRVSYRHPAIPIHFGSIAGFRIVRIAQ